From uncultured Pseudodesulfovibrio sp.:
CAGTAGTCTTCGGAACGATCTTCGGGATCAAAGATCGGGCCGGGAGACAGGAAAACACGCTGCAATTCGCCCAGGTCCTTGGTCAACAGTCCGCCGAGACGGGGACCCATGGACTGAAGAAAGATCAGCTCTTTTTTCTTGATGATGGGGATGTGCTTGATGTCGTTGAGCACGCGGAACTTGTCCACATTGAACTGTGCGCGGTCAAAACGCTTTTTGACATCTTCGGAGTAACGGTAGGCATATGAAAGCAACTCCTTGAGCTGAAGCTGATAATATTGCCTGCGTTCCGATTCGTCGAGTACCTCACGGCGGGAATAAATACCCTCGGTGCGATCCTTTCTGGTCATATGTATACTCCTTAAACTGGATGATTTGCCATTTTTGACAAGGAGCGGGACTATACCACGTGAAAATTATTTTGCAAGGAATATTTTTTTTCGTTCAGTATCTCAGCTAGTTAGAAAAAAACTTTTCTAAAAAGCAACTCTTTTTTAAAATAAACTTGACACTTGATAACCAACTGGATAGTGATACGTTCCTCGGAACACGGGTCGTTAACTCAGTTGGTAGAGTATCTGCCTTTTAAGCAGAGAGTCACTGGTTCGAGCCCAGTACGACCCACCATTTCCGTCCCCATCGTCTAGTGGCCTAGGACTCCGGCCTCTCACGCCGGCAACAGGGGTTCAAACCCCCTTGGGGACGCCATAAGAATTTCAAGCGGTTACAGTGAATGCTGTAGCCGCTTTTTTCGTTGCGTATCACAGGCGCAAAAAGGCCTCGGGGGTCAGTACTTCCGGGGCTTTTATCGTTGCTCGCTTATTTCATTGCAGGCTGCATTCAGACCAACCCACAAAATCCGTCAAGCGATATTTACGGTTTCTTTCCAGCATTTGGCTGACCAAGCCGTGTATTTGATCGACATCAGGCCATATTTCACTGACATGCCCCGCGCAGGTGGCTCTCTCCTTTAAAACCCCGTGTTACAATTTCCCGGATTCCCGCGAATGGTCTTTGGGAACGAAATGCTCAGAGAGGTAACGCCATGAGCAAACCATATTCGTATCAACTGAAACACGACCAAAACGGTCGCATCTTGGAGAAAACCGAAACCGTGGCAGGCACCCCCGTCACCTGGAAATATTCCTATGACAAGGAGGGGCGACTTTTCGAAGCGCACCTGGATCACAGGCTGATCTGTCAATGCTACTACGACAAAGAAGGTCGCCGACTGCGGGACTACCTGCCCGCCACCTGCGGGTATAATTACCGTGACTTCCAGTACAAACTGGATAACCGGCTTCTCCATGCCGGAGACAGTACATACGTTCACGATGACAAAGGATTCCGCTCCATGTGGTGCCGCAAGGGAACCTATCATCTCTATAAATATGCCCCGGACTATCGGCTGCTCAAAATGGAAATCGAGGGTCTGGACCGCGTCTACTCCTTCCGCCACGACGAGAACGGCCAGCGGACTGCCAAGTACCTGAACAAACAGCTTGTGGAAGCATATCAATGGCTCGATTTCGTCAGACTCGGGGCTTTCCATGACGGACGTATGAGCTACGAAATCGGCTATGAGGAAGGCGAACGGTTGCCCTCGGTCATGCGCCGCGAGGACGGCTTCACGTTCACGCTACACTACGATCAGGTCGGTTCTCTGCGCGTAGTTGCCGACCAGACCGGCAACGTGATAAAGGAGGTTCTGTACGACCCCTTTGGTGGCATTATCGAGGACACTGCTCCGGGCCTGCGTGTACCCATCGGCTTTGCGGGTGGCCTGCACGACCATGACCTCGGCTTAGTTCGCTTTGGCTGGCGAGACTATGACCCCTTCACCGGCAGATGGACTGCGCCTGATCCTATCGGCGACAAGGGCGGCGACCCGGATTGGTATGGGTACTGTCTGGATGATCCGGTCAACCTGAATGACCCTCTGGGTCTGGAAGGCGGATTCTGGGGTGGAATGAAAAAGATCGGAGCCGGTTTTGGCAAACTTTGGGACAAGGCGCCTGCGGGAATCGGCGAAGCCGTGACCAAAGGAGCAAAAGGAGCCGGTAAAGCATTGAGCAAAACTGCCGAAGCTTTTGCAACAAACAAGGATTTGCAGAAGTATACAGGAATTGCTCTGGGGGCGGGAGCCTTACCCATTGCGGTAGCAGGGGGTGCTTCAGCCGCTCCTGCCATTGTAGGGGCTGCCATGCAACACCCGGAAAAAATTGCTGCGGCGTCAAAGGCCACCGTTGATTTCGCTAATGGCCTAGTAGAAGGTCCGCCGCCCCAAAGCCCCGCTGGTGGAGCAGGAGCGTTCACCAAGGGAGTCTATGATTGGTACAAGCAGAACAGGAGATAGAATGCGTATTAAAATATGGGAAGGATTAATGAGCCTCTTAATGGTGTTCTATGGCGTATCCATGATTCGAACTGGGGTTTACACACTATATGGAGTGCCCATGTTTCCATTGGCAGCCTATGCAATGACTGCGATAGGAGTTGCTCTTCCCATTCTGGCTTGGTTTCTTAGATCGCCCAAAAGAAAGAAGTAACAAAATGCCCTTGGAAACACATATTCCAGGGGTGTTTTTTATTCTCCAAACACATCCTCAAGGACGTTCTCGGTGACACCGAATCGCAGATACCGAGTTGTGATCATCGGATTTTTGTGCCGCAGTATGGCCTGAATCGTGCCCCCCCTCTTTGGGATACTAAAAGAAAAATCAACGGGTTACACCGAAAGATGCAACCCGTTTTCTTATTTTACCGATGAACCCCGCTGGCTCGCCTCTGTTTCCGGCTTTCAGCGGTAAGTCAAAAGCTCTACAGAAACGTCTCCGGCTCTTTCGGATCGGAACATTTTTCGTGCAAGAATGTGTTTATCTCACGTATTTTTGGAGCATCCCAGAACCGGGCCTGAGTAGGGCAGGCCTTGATGCATGCGCCACACCAAATACAGCCGGTCACATCGGTTTCCACACCCATTTCGGTCACGCTCACGACCTGTGAGGGGCACATCTGAGCGCACTCGCCACACAAGGTGCATGTATCTTTATCGGTAACCGGGCTAAACGTGGATGGCGGCATGCCATCGCGGTGGGGGGTATTACCGGGGACTTCCAAAGTATCAAGCTGCTCCAGCGATGCGAGGCCCTGTATTTTATCGCGAACCTGAGAACCGAAAAGGTGAGCCTTGTCGATGTCCTTGTCGTTTGGACGTCCGGGGGCAACCGGAAGTTCGGAAGAGGAATAGGAATGCTGTGCGATAAATGCACCTGCAGCGCAGGGAACAAATCCCAGTTCATCAGTCAGATTACGAAGCTCCAGCAGTGCGTCTTCATAGGCTCGGTTGCCGTATACGGCCACGAGAACGACGGGACGGCCTTTGCCCTGAATATACTGACGAAGACGCTCCACCGCCAAATTGGGAACCCTCCCGGCATATACCGGCACACCAACGATTACGACCTCTCCGAGGGCTTTTACAGATTCACTTTCCACGGGAAATGTCAGGTCAGTGCGGGTGACAGAGTCAAAACCCATACCCTCGGCAACTGCCTCGACAACCTTCAAAGTCGATTTGGTAGGAGAAAAGAATATTATTTGTCCGGTGTTGTATTTCATGTTTAGCTCCTTATTTTTTTTGGGATACTTATGCCTTTCGATGCATGAATGCAAACAACGTCCATTCACATGTTCCTGAAAAAAGGTCTCTATGCCTTTTCATATTCATGCAACGTTCAGCATCGCGTTCCTCAAAAACACCAAGGGCTGACCGTAGGCCGGTCTTTGCTATCAAGACCTCGCCTCTAGTACGTCACTCTCTATCAACAGACCTTAACGCCTCATAGGGGGCATCAATCTCAATGCCGAAATACGTCTTCAGGGCATCCATATATTCCTGCCCTTCAGGGAGCTGTATTTCGTTTTCCTGTCCATCCCGAAGCAGGGTGAGCCTGTTGTTGAACAATGTGACCATGCCGTCCTCAAGAGGTTTCATGGCAACACGGGAGGTGGTGAAAAATGAATTGGAATTGGTTGACGTGTAGTGGGCGCCGTAGTTGATGTCTCCCTGGCAGACGTGCTCCATGTCAAAACTGTAGAGGTTCTGCCATCCCTCTTCAGAACGCGCCTGAAGCATATTCCCGAAAACACCGCCGTCGACCAGACGGATATACTTCCCGCTAATATCCTGAATTGTGTCTCGTTCAAGCAGATAGGGACCACGTGGATTATTTTTTCCAAACCCCACATCCACCAACCATTGACGGCCTCCCACATTCACAAGGGAAAGCTGGTGGCCTCGCCCAGAAGGCTGCCCCGACAAATGAACCCGAGCCAAGAGCGGACGGGCGTCGAATCCGAAAGCACGAAGTGCCATAAGCAACAAACCGTTCAGCTCAAGGCAATAGCCACCACGGGGGCGGCGTACGAGTTTATCAAAGAGATTTGCCGGATCGAGGTCGACGCCTCGGCCTAGTTGGATGTCAAAATTCTCAAATGGAATGTTGTAGAATTGCGCCCGTTGCAAGGCGTGCAGCCCCTCCGTCGTCGGCAATATTTTTTCTGAAAGATGCAATCGCTGAAG
This genomic window contains:
- a CDS encoding arylamine N-acetyltransferase produces the protein MKVFEFDSTAYLQRLHLSEKILPTTEGLHALQRAQFYNIPFENFDIQLGRGVDLDPANLFDKLVRRPRGGYCLELNGLLLMALRAFGFDARPLLARVHLSGQPSGRGHQLSLVNVGGRQWLVDVGFGKNNPRGPYLLERDTIQDISGKYIRLVDGGVFGNMLQARSEEGWQNLYSFDMEHVCQGDINYGAHYTSTNSNSFFTTSRVAMKPLEDGMVTLFNNRLTLLRDGQENEIQLPEGQEYMDALKTYFGIEIDAPYEALRSVDRE
- a CDS encoding 4Fe-4S binding protein translates to MKYNTGQIIFFSPTKSTLKVVEAVAEGMGFDSVTRTDLTFPVESESVKALGEVVIVGVPVYAGRVPNLAVERLRQYIQGKGRPVVLVAVYGNRAYEDALLELRNLTDELGFVPCAAGAFIAQHSYSSSELPVAPGRPNDKDIDKAHLFGSQVRDKIQGLASLEQLDTLEVPGNTPHRDGMPPSTFSPVTDKDTCTLCGECAQMCPSQVVSVTEMGVETDVTGCIWCGACIKACPTQARFWDAPKIREINTFLHEKCSDPKEPETFL
- a CDS encoding RHS repeat-associated core domain-containing protein, whose translation is MSKPYSYQLKHDQNGRILEKTETVAGTPVTWKYSYDKEGRLFEAHLDHRLICQCYYDKEGRRLRDYLPATCGYNYRDFQYKLDNRLLHAGDSTYVHDDKGFRSMWCRKGTYHLYKYAPDYRLLKMEIEGLDRVYSFRHDENGQRTAKYLNKQLVEAYQWLDFVRLGAFHDGRMSYEIGYEEGERLPSVMRREDGFTFTLHYDQVGSLRVVADQTGNVIKEVLYDPFGGIIEDTAPGLRVPIGFAGGLHDHDLGLVRFGWRDYDPFTGRWTAPDPIGDKGGDPDWYGYCLDDPVNLNDPLGLEGGFWGGMKKIGAGFGKLWDKAPAGIGEAVTKGAKGAGKALSKTAEAFATNKDLQKYTGIALGAGALPIAVAGGASAAPAIVGAAMQHPEKIAAASKATVDFANGLVEGPPPQSPAGGAGAFTKGVYDWYKQNRR